From one Paramormyrops kingsleyae isolate MSU_618 chromosome 1, PKINGS_0.4, whole genome shotgun sequence genomic stretch:
- the csrp2 gene encoding cysteine and glycine-rich protein 2 isoform X1 has translation MPNWGGGNKCGACQGTVYHAEEVQCDGRSFHKCCFLCMVCRKGLDSTTLAIHDQEIYCKSCYGKKYGPKGYGYGQGAGTLNMDRGERLGIKPEQVQGHRPTTNPNPSKFAQKFGGSEKCARCGESVYAAEKIVGAGKPWHRNCFRCAKCGKSLESTTQTEKDGEIFCKGGFSDLAAAKRATLLQKQA, from the exons ATGCCtaactggggaggggggaacaAATGCGGGGCCTGCCAGGGGACAGTGTACCATGCTGAGGAGGTCCAGTGTGATGGAAGGAGCTTCCACAAGTGCTGTTTCCTCTGCA TGGTCTGCAGGAAGGGCCTAGACAGCACCACGCTGGCCATTCATGACCAAGAAATCTACTGCAAGTCCTGCTATGGGAAGAAGTATGGGCCCAAGGGTTATGGCTATGGTCAGGGTGCTGGGACGCTCAACATGGACCGTGGAGAAAGGCTTGGGATCAAACCAGAGCA GGTTCAGGGTCATCGACCCACAACGAATCCCAATCCCTCTAAGTTCGCTCAAAAGTTCGGTGGCTCGGAAAAGTGTGCCCGTTGTGGGGAATCTGTATATGCAGCGGAGAAGATCGTGGGAGCAGGCAAG CCCTGGCATAGGAACTGCTTCCGGTGTGCCAAGTGTGGAAAGAGCCTGGAATCCACCACCCAAACGGAGAAGGATGGAGAGATCTTCTGTAAAG GCGGCTTCAGTGATCTAGCAGCAGCGAAGAGGGCAACTCTGCTCCAAAAACAAGCATGA
- the csrp2 gene encoding cysteine and glycine-rich protein 2 isoform X2, producing MPNWGGGNKCGACQGTVYHAEEVQCDGRSFHKCCFLCMVCRKGLDSTTLAIHDQEIYCKSCYGKKYGPKGYGYGQGAGTLNMDRGERLGIKPEQVQGHRPTTNPNPSKFAQKFGGSEKCARCGESVYAAEKIVGAGKPWHRNCFRCAKCGKSLESTTQTEKDGEIFCKACYAKNFGPKGFGYGQGAGALVHAQ from the exons ATGCCtaactggggaggggggaacaAATGCGGGGCCTGCCAGGGGACAGTGTACCATGCTGAGGAGGTCCAGTGTGATGGAAGGAGCTTCCACAAGTGCTGTTTCCTCTGCA TGGTCTGCAGGAAGGGCCTAGACAGCACCACGCTGGCCATTCATGACCAAGAAATCTACTGCAAGTCCTGCTATGGGAAGAAGTATGGGCCCAAGGGTTATGGCTATGGTCAGGGTGCTGGGACGCTCAACATGGACCGTGGAGAAAGGCTTGGGATCAAACCAGAGCA GGTTCAGGGTCATCGACCCACAACGAATCCCAATCCCTCTAAGTTCGCTCAAAAGTTCGGTGGCTCGGAAAAGTGTGCCCGTTGTGGGGAATCTGTATATGCAGCGGAGAAGATCGTGGGAGCAGGCAAG CCCTGGCATAGGAACTGCTTCCGGTGTGCCAAGTGTGGAAAGAGCCTGGAATCCACCACCCAAACGGAGAAGGATGGAGAGATCTTCTGTAAAG CATGCTACGCTAAGAACTTTGGACCGAAAGGTTTCGGCTATGGTCAGGGTGCAGGGGCCCTCGTCCACGCACAGTGA
- the zdhhc17 gene encoding palmitoyltransferase ZDHHC17, whose product MSTKMAEAMDEYEKDAGCVPILHPEEIKPQSHYNHGYSESAGRKSHADDYSTWDIVKATQYGIYERCRELVEAGYDVRQPDKENVTLLHWAAINNRLDLVKYYISKGAIVDQLGGDLNSTPLHWATRQGHLSMVVQLLKYGADPALIDGEGCSCIHLAAQFGHTSIVAYLIAKGQDVDMMDQNGMTPLMWAAYRTHSVDPTRLLLTFNVSVSLGDKYHKNTALHWAVLAGNTTVISLLLDAGANVDAQNIKGETALDLAKQRKNAWMMNHLQEARQAKGYDSPSYLKRLKADKDFRQKVMLGTPFLVIWLVGFIADLNIDSWLIKGLMYAAVWITVQFLSKSFFDHSMHSALPLGIYLATKFWMYVTWFFWFWNDLPLVTIHIPFLLTSAALFYNFGKSWKSDPGIIRASEEQKKKTIVELAETGNLDLSIFCSTCLIRKPVRSKHCAVCNRCIAKFDHHCPWVGNCVGSGNHRYFMGYLFFLLCMICWMIYGCICYWRIHCATSYSKDGLWTYITQIATCSPWMFWMFLNSIFHLMWVAVLIMCQMYQIACLGVTTNERMNARRYKHFKVTTTSIESPFNHGCVRNLIDFFEYRCCGLMRPVVVDWTAQYTIEYDQTSGSGYQLV is encoded by the exons GAAATCAAGCCCCAGAGTCACTACAACCATGGCTACAGCGAGAGTGCCGGGCGCAAGAGCCATGCCGATGACTACAGCACCTGGGACATCGTCAAAGCAACACA gtacGGCATCTACGAGCGGTGCCGGGAGCTGGTGGAAGCCGGCTACGACGTCCGGCAGCCCGACAAGGAGAATGTCACCCTGCTCCACTGGGCGGCCATCAACAACCGGCTCGACTTGGTCAA GTATTACATATCAAAGGGGGCCATCGTGGACCAGCTTGGCGGAGACCTTAATTCAACACCACTGCACTGGGCTACAAG ACAGGGCCACCTCTCCATGGTGGTCCAGCTGTTGAAGTATGGGGCCGACCCGGCGCTGATCGACGGCGAGGGCTGCAGCTGCATCCACCTGGCTGCGCAGTTTGGACACACCTCCATCGTGGCCTATTTAATCGCAAAGGGCCAG GATGTGGACATGATGGACCAGAATGGCATGACACCATTAATGTGGGCTGCTTATAGAACTCACAG TGTGGATCCTACCCGGCTCCTGTTGACGTTCAACGTGTCTGTCAGCCTGGGCGACAAGTATCACAAAAACACAGCACTTCACTGGGCCGTTCTGGCCGGCAACACCACTGTCATCAGCCTGCTGTTGGATGCTGGAGCCAATGTAGACGCACAGAATATCAAG ggGGAGACAGCACTGGACCTGGCCAAGCAGAGGAAGAACGCCTGGATGATGAACCATCTGCAGGAAGCTCGGCAGGCCAAGGGCTACGACAGCCCATCCTACCTGAAGAGGCTGAAAGCGGACAAG GACTTCCGGCAGAAAGTGATGTTGGGTACCCCATTCCTGGTCATCTGGCTGGTGGGCTTCATCGCCGACCTGAACATTGACTCCTGGCTCATCAAAGGGCTGATGTACGCTGCAGTGTGGATCACGGTGCAGTTCCTCTCCAA GTCCTTCTTTGATCATTCCATGCACAGTGCTCTGCCCCTGGGTATCTACCTGGCCACCAAGTTCTGGATGTACGTCACCTGGTTCTTCTGGTTTTGGAACGAT CTGCCTCTGGTGACGATCCACATCCCCTTCCTCCTGACCAGCGCCGCTCTGTTCTACAACTTTGGCAAGTCTTGGAAATCTGATCCCGGGATCATCAGAGCTTCAGAGGAGCAGAAGAAGAAG ACCATTGTTGAATTAGCAGAAACAGGAAATCTAGACCTGAGCATATTCTGCAGCACCTGCCTG ATACGGAAGCCAGTGAGGTCCAAACACTGTGCCGTGTGTAACCGCTGCATCGCCAAGTTCGACCACCACTGTCCCTGGGTGGGCAACTGTGTGG GAAGTGGAAATCACCGCTACTTCATGGGATACTTGTTCTTTCTGCTCTGCATGATCTGCTGGATGATCTACGGCTGCATCTGCT ACTGGAGGATCCACTGTGCCACTAGCTACTCCAAGGATGGCCTCTGGACCTACATCACGCAGATCGCCACCTGTTCGCCATGGATGTTCTGGATGTTCCTCAACAGCATCTTCCACTTGATGTGGGTGGCCGTCCTCATCATGTGCCAGATGTACCAG ATCGCTTGTCTCGGTGTGACCACAAATGAGCGTATGAACGCCAGGAGATACAAGCACTTTAAAGTCACGACCACGTCCATTGAGAGCCCTTTCAA CCATGGTTGTGTGCGGAACCTCATCGACTTCTTTGAGTATCGTTGCTGTGGCCTGATGCGGCCGGTGGTCGTGGACTGGACCGCGCAGTACACAATCGAGTACGACCAGACGTCCGGCTCGGGATACCAGTTGGTGTAG